One Lacticaseibacillus rhamnosus genomic window carries:
- a CDS encoding helix-turn-helix domain-containing protein, with amino-acid sequence MQFSDKLKQARQQHHLTQMQVGTQLHVSAKTISSWENGRSFPDISTLVSISDLYQISLDQLLREDQDIVQHYETISKQAQRYQKYFQITYFLNILLILAIWAVQITSSNSKTIGWLFLALLINLVVMATHYPDYHTWIKGTAHRLLLILLAVGLSTVLLVLSFDGAASLNTARAASNRSVVSLIGFYIGLLIKPLTEAFSIIFAIFGFAELKEQP; translated from the coding sequence ATGCAATTTAGTGACAAACTGAAACAGGCTCGCCAGCAACATCATTTAACCCAGATGCAGGTTGGTACGCAATTACATGTTTCAGCCAAAACCATTTCCAGCTGGGAGAATGGGCGTAGTTTTCCTGATATTAGCACCTTGGTTAGTATCAGTGATTTATATCAAATTTCGTTGGATCAATTACTTAGGGAGGATCAAGATATCGTGCAACATTATGAGACCATCAGCAAACAAGCACAGCGTTACCAAAAGTACTTCCAAATTACATACTTTTTGAATATCTTACTGATTTTGGCCATTTGGGCAGTACAGATCACATCGAGCAATTCTAAGACTATTGGATGGCTATTTTTGGCACTATTAATTAATTTAGTCGTGATGGCAACGCATTATCCTGATTACCATACTTGGATCAAAGGTACGGCACACCGACTGCTATTAATTCTGTTAGCTGTTGGATTAAGCACAGTTTTACTCGTCTTGAGTTTCGATGGTGCAGCGTCATTAAACACCGCCAGAGCAGCATCAAACCGATCTGTTGTTTCTTTAATCGGCTTTTATATAGGTCTGCTCATAAAACCACTAACTGAGGCGTTCAGCATTATCTTTGCCATCTTTGGTTTTGCCGAACTAAAAGAACAGCCGTAA
- a CDS encoding PadR family transcriptional regulator, translating into MQPSSQMLKGILEGAILRIIQQGDIYGYGLHEKLGTLGFGNIPEGTIYPLLLKLQKNKLIVGVRRPTGNGPDRKYYHLTDAGQDALADFQQQWQQLAQAMAQLNQGGTES; encoded by the coding sequence ATGCAACCTTCATCCCAAATGCTCAAGGGCATCCTCGAAGGCGCCATTTTACGGATCATTCAGCAAGGTGACATTTACGGCTACGGCTTGCATGAAAAACTGGGCACATTGGGCTTTGGCAACATCCCGGAAGGCACCATCTACCCGTTATTGCTTAAACTACAAAAAAACAAGCTCATCGTTGGCGTTCGCCGTCCTACCGGCAATGGCCCCGATCGCAAATATTATCACCTCACTGATGCCGGTCAAGACGCTTTGGCTGACTTTCAGCAACAGTGGCAACAACTTGCCCAAGCAATGGCACAGCTTAACCAAGGAGGTACCGAATCATGA
- a CDS encoding bacteriocin immunity protein, with protein MSKKTQQLFQAIDIAYNDPEMAKHPEIRQQLLEAAKDLNRDVPYQMVALKLRRTISRYVLLNHLQSPAALSQLYTTIGATGDRYFGEATFFGQLFR; from the coding sequence ATGAGTAAGAAAACCCAACAATTATTTCAGGCGATTGATATAGCTTATAACGATCCAGAAATGGCGAAACATCCAGAAATTCGGCAACAGCTTTTAGAGGCGGCCAAAGACCTAAACCGTGATGTCCCTTATCAAATGGTGGCCCTCAAACTCAGACGGACCATTTCCCGGTATGTGTTACTCAATCACTTACAGTCACCTGCCGCGTTAAGCCAATTGTACACAACGATTGGGGCAACCGGCGATCGTTATTTTGGGGAAGCAACGTTCTTTGGTCAGCTGTTTAGATAA
- a CDS encoding aldo/keto reductase: protein MQYTDLVLILISVNREPKINFLFAAYHVTYERIFQLKYRLLGKTGYKISEVSLGTWQLGGKWGAPFDANVARETLDEAYDRGVNFFDTADGYQGGESEKMVGAFVKEHPDVHFTTKIGRKEEPLTAEHFDPDHIRRYVDESRQNMGLDSLDVVLLHCPPMQVYYQPETFFTLDALQKAGKIRHYGVSIERAEEGIKALDYDTAVVEVIFNMFRLRPADTFFPLAKQHNVGILARVPLASGLLTGKFDEKTQFAPTDQRANNRHGEHFSKGETFSGVDYLTGVKAARELKERLGSDNLAATALRFILMYDAVSAVIPGASNPTQIERNTDAAEMPALTPDQMAVVKDVYERMIKNPVGYEW from the coding sequence ATGCAGTATACCGATCTTGTGCTCATCCTAATATCCGTGAACCGGGAGCCAAAGATCAATTTTCTATTTGCAGCTTATCATGTCACTTATGAAAGGATCTTTCAATTGAAATATCGTTTATTGGGCAAAACCGGCTACAAAATTAGTGAAGTTTCGCTTGGCACCTGGCAACTAGGGGGCAAATGGGGTGCGCCATTCGATGCAAATGTCGCCCGCGAAACCTTGGACGAAGCCTATGATCGTGGCGTTAACTTCTTTGATACCGCTGATGGCTATCAAGGCGGTGAAAGCGAAAAGATGGTAGGAGCATTCGTTAAAGAGCATCCCGATGTGCATTTCACCACTAAGATTGGCCGCAAAGAAGAGCCATTGACCGCCGAGCATTTTGATCCGGATCATATTCGCCGTTATGTTGACGAATCGCGCCAGAATATGGGCTTAGACAGTCTTGATGTTGTCTTGTTACACTGCCCGCCCATGCAAGTCTACTATCAGCCTGAAACTTTCTTTACACTGGATGCCTTGCAAAAAGCCGGTAAGATTCGGCATTATGGCGTCAGCATTGAACGGGCCGAAGAAGGCATTAAAGCGCTCGACTATGACACTGCGGTTGTTGAAGTGATTTTCAATATGTTCCGCCTGCGCCCGGCCGACACCTTCTTCCCGCTGGCTAAACAACACAATGTCGGCATTCTCGCGCGGGTACCCTTGGCAAGCGGCCTCCTGACCGGAAAGTTCGATGAAAAGACCCAATTTGCCCCCACAGATCAGCGCGCCAACAACCGCCATGGCGAACACTTCAGCAAAGGCGAAACTTTCTCCGGCGTTGACTATTTAACCGGCGTCAAAGCAGCCCGCGAACTAAAAGAGCGGTTAGGATCTGACAATCTGGCCGCAACGGCACTACGGTTTATTCTAATGTACGATGCCGTTTCAGCGGTCATTCCCGGTGCCAGCAACCCGACCCAGATCGAACGTAACACCGACGCAGCCGAAATGCCTGCCTTAACCCCTGATCAGATGGCAGTCGTTAAAGATGTTTACGAGCGCATGATCAAGAATCCGGTTGGTTACGAGTGGTAG